GGAATGCCAGAACCCCACCGCCACTATGATGCATCATCACGGATCGACCAACAACCTCGACTTCGGCAGGCTAGACGACGAGCAGCTTATGTCCATGTGCCTTCGTGGTTCGAAGGGTTCTGGATCTGCAGAAGAGTGTAAAAGACGGAGAAACCGACGGAGGTGCAGGACCATGTCAGGTCGGTGGGCCGGATCCGCTCCACGTATATCGAGCATGATAGAGCGCCGGAAGAGGATGATGTCAGGAAAGATTAGATCTTGGAGAGGTTGGCGGATAGGCTCTGGTGATTTCCCTATGAGTTCCACGTATATCGGTGTCGGAGTTGGGTTTTGAAGAGAACGACATGTCGGTGACCGTGCCGCCTACCGTCTCGTCTTCCAGCCCATCTACGCCGTCCCACCAGAACAGCAATAATGACGAAAACAATATTAAGAAGGACAATAATAATAACAAGAAGCCATTGATGGTTCATCTAGACCAGCAGCAGTCGAAAATCGAGCCCAAGAGGGTCAAAAGGATTTTGGCAAACTGGCAATCAGCACAGAGGTCGAGAGTGAGAAGGTTGCAATATATTTTAGAGCTTGAATGCGGCGTTACGACATTACAGTCGGAGGTATCGACACTGTTACCAAGGGTTGCATTTCTAGACCACCAGAGGTTGATTCTAAACATTGATAATAGTGCTATCAAGCAATGGATTGCTGCTTTGGCTCAGGATAAGCTTCTCAAAGATGTTTGAGTAAATGGtgtaagaagaaaatgatgaagagGCTCTCTGTGGTTCAAAGATTCGGCGGACTCGTTAATGGCAGTGGCGGATATCCGGACGGGCGGCGGAGCGTCACCAAACATTGGGCCCTGATttaagagaaagcaaaagtaatGACCAGGCTGTCATTCTAGAGAAAAAAGCAAAAGATAGCTTTACAACAGTATTCTCTCAACCCATTGTCTGCGAGAGCACAtgggaaagcaaaagcaatagCAAGTCTGCCAAAGAGGGTGGAGGTGGAGAGACAAAGACGCATTGGAAAGAAATCAAGAAAATCAAAAGATACCTTGCAAAGCAACATGGGTGgacagagaagaaaaagaaaagaaaaagaaaagaaagaaaagaaaaagaaaagaaagaaaagaaaaagaaaagaaaaagaaagaaaaagaaagaaaaagaaaagaaaaagaaagaaaaagaaaagaaaagaaaaagaaaagaaagaaaagaaagaaaagaaaaagaaaagaaaaagaaagaaaaagaaagaaaaagaaaagaaaaagaaagaaaaagaaaagaaaaagaaagaaaagaaaagaaaagaaaaagaaagaaaaagaaagaaaagaaaagaaaaagatcatgTTGTTGGGAGAATATTTCGGAAAGCAGAAAAGAGGAAAGCAAAAGGGATGCACATGGAGACACTGCAAAAAACAAGGAATAAATACCCcatcagaatgatgtaatttattttccttttattttggaaacatttgtataaactccatcagagggtaatatgtataaaccccatcagagggtaaaaaaaaaaaaaaaaaaaaaaaaaaagggcaaagcccaaagtaaatgggctggaatgttgtgtagagggcgaaaacccataagcccaaaatagctccaaccaggcgatcaaaagtacgccaagtactccaaattatacatgagcattactcatgtcattcatacatagacattcatgagcatcactcatgataatcatacataaacattcatgaccatcattcatgtcaacattcatgagcatcactcatgttaacattcatgagcatcactcatgacaacatccatgagcatcactcatgtcaatcaacataaacatgcatgagcatcactcatgtcaaatcagcttcaaagacttcatttacaaagctctagcttcaaaagcttcattcacaagagctctagcttcaaagacttcatttacagagctctagcttcaaaagctccatctacaagagctctagcttcaaagacttcatttacagagctctagcatcaaaagcttcatttacaaaagctctagcttcaaaagcttcatttacaagagctctagcttcaaagacttcatttacagagctctagcttcaaagcttcacttgcaaagcttcacctacaaagcttcacctacaaagcttcagtgcagggtatacaaataccgcctccgaacaaccgccacttcggctcatacatggattcaatttgaagtctccagccaacagactctattgaccgaagacttgggggactacattatgtaccatatattgggcctcaactgggcctcatgaaaaatacttgggggactctagcccattatctatgtattaaggagcgaacccttattctataaaagggactccctcactttcattgaaagatcacccatgatttatgtattgaggagcgagcccttattctataaaagggactccctcaccaccattagagagcatcgccgcctactgagcaactgtCTCActacgagcatcaactctagcccatcacttatgtattgaggagagagcccttattctataaaagggactccctcaccttcaacgccacaagctgagccaaccaaggcaacacaagctacaagcagagcggcctcgcaacatgtgctacttctagttgagcatcatttcagattgggcaccgcctcatatcaagcattagttctagacgacatctagttacttcggcccacacatggactgaatttcaagtctccagccaaaagactctcttgactgaagacttgggggactactgtttataccatatttagggcctcgtatttagatctcgtacaaatactcaggggacttaaatgtaattatgggataaaggaaggggcaaatatgtaatagaggaggagccccttattctataaaaggggactcctaccctcattctaggagaggcctcactctcaccctcagaggccatttctgaagcctctcaccccctctcaaagcttcctcacaccccctaagctctaagctctctctccctcttcaacagagaaacataatacaatcagtgtggacgtagcccaaaccttggggtgaaccacgataactcttgtgtcatttacattacttgcagattcacggtcggatttacgttgttccaagacgatccggttttgtgcatcaacaaatgtcAAAATATAAAATCAGTTTTGACAAAGTATGAGCTTACATCGGGGCAAGCAATTAATTTTATCAAGAGTTCTATGGTTTTTAGCCCTAATCTCACGGAGTGTGATCAACAACTATGGGCAAATTGCTTAGGTGTTCGAAAGGTGCAGGCCCATGATAGGTATCTCGAGTTACTGGTTTTTGGGGGTAAATCTAAAAATGAGACTTTCGCCTATGTTAAAGAGAGATTATGGAAAAAACTGCATGGGTGGCGTGGAGGCCTTTTGAGTAATGCTGGGAAATAATTGCTAGTTAAGACTATGGCTTAGGCATTacctgacacaccctgacccaggatgtccactaggactccgaattgagttgtgctggccgacacctggaaggtgacgaagccataaggtGTGATGAtatggaaaaatgtgaataaatctaaacctaagagtgcctaacaACTAGAGTGCGCTGGTAGAGGGAATGAActcacttcacacgtgacgttagaacataagtaagtacagtatAGTGGGTTGAGAATCATACCATCGAAAGAAATCTCCAATACTACgatttgccacgaatcctcgtcgataagaaAGCTGAACTAataaacctggagggtgaaaacaaaacaagggtgagtggccttggaaataaatttttaatagaaacctTCTAAAATGTTATAATCCCTCGCTGCAacacatgtatagtttccagaaaatcataccacATATCCatgtgaaatcaaaagtatatcaacagtaattccataaatataccatgacacagcatctcatcagcaatataaataatcatgtactcaataatctatattagcacgcaagtcggagtcacctatagtgacatgtatGATTGCACCCATAACTCATCAATcaatagtgacctgtacgacttacccatatcttatcaatcaatgctagcatataagtcagagtcacctatagtgacctgtataactcataggcaacctgtacgacaatgtcggagttaCCAATATAGCTCATCTACCAATTTCTACACACAAGTTGGAACCACTTAATGTGGTTTGTACGATAGGCTAGGTGTAACTAAATATGCTCAAGTGTTACAATCacatgaaggctgtgcgaagtattGCAAGTCatctacgagtcgaaaccacctaatgtggtctgtacgacaggctggcacctaccttggatccaaagtgagtgtgtggtgcgggaggtgaccgATCACGTGAACACTAGACCCTATCCTCGAGCGAAGCACTAACATtgaggtgcaggataatgagcattaaatgcataaaaacatAACCATATGCACTGAAATCACTATCAACAACATGTACTCACCTGTAGCTTACTTGGGCAACCGCAGCGTCATTTGGCATAACCACCTTAACGTCCTAACATTTTTAATCGGAACTAAACCCAGTGATAGACCAGAATAAAATCATGGTTAATCTCTACGTTGTTAACCATCATAACTTCTTTCCTTAAAGAAATCAAGTACCATGTTAAATTTGGATtgttttatggctgcatctaactgtCTTGTtaaactgcctacgtaccctcaaacgggatcaagtcattcataGTTCAACTTaatacttcaaagcattcacagtaactATATGCCGATAATATGAATATAGATATACCAtaatgcaatctaaaactcaatcATACCATAatattttaacatatatatatgtatataacatGGCATAATATGCATAGAACAATTTAAAAACATTTACGAAATTATCAGTCATATCTATATAcgataaaaggaaaagacccactcacctgaggtccgtGCTACGACTTCCTAGCACGAACATCGAGATGTCACGAATGATCCTCACCTAGAATAATTATTTAGTCACGTCTTAGAActcttatcgatagaacacataacctacataaaacacatctcaaggacattctagaatgatttgagacccattgaccaaaagtcaaccgtcggtcaAAGATCAATGGTAGGGTCCTCAACCCTACATAATTAAATCCGGATGATCTGCATCTCAAATTTCTAATTCGTAACTTCTAAAGATCGACATTATACTTCTAGgacatcatactaaagtttcattacaatccaacggttggatctccgccaattgccaattcaagtggcggtcaacattttattttacgaatttacaaatctaattcgggaagatccgtatgtcaaattcccaatccgtaagtttctaatatccttaaatattacatactataatgtactaaagtttggtgacgatccaacgctCGAATCGTTAATTCACATAATGATCAAGTAGCAGTCTTTATTGAAACTATGTTCAAACGATGAGATTTCAACAATCTGACTACACATATGGAAATTGGGGTGTCAAACTTAGCTTAGGGAGGTCAGGGGGTGACTCGGCTCACGCGCCACCGCACACGGCGGTCGGTTGCCCcgattcgccggaaaattcaattATCTCAAAAAATTCTCAgattttacagaaatgaagatctcaaaaaGTAGAGCAAATTGTATACctatggccaagtccaatttggccaggaaaagctccaatttcactcaaacccaTCGGAACCCTAAactttgggtgttcttgattcgtcttcaaatcaactccgacGCTCCAACCACCGATTGGGCATTTTTCTAGGCATCAAGGGAAGTCTAATGATAGTGATAATTGAAGGAAAACATTTTAGAATTAGTGGATTTCGAGCATGTCTTCTGTAGCATCCACGAGGTATTATTCATGAATTCTCCACCATTTCATGTCAATTTTGGCTAGAATCGGATGTTAAGATATAGTGATGAGGTTTGGTGATGGTGAATGGGTGAAAATTGCctgaaaaatgagtgagaatCGTCGAAAATTGCTTCTAACCCAGTGGCACCGCCTGTCGGGTACGTGGGTATACGGGTGAAAGGTATGGAGGTCTGGGTTGGGTGCCACTCATCTATCTCATTTCCCTCCTTGATCTCTCCCTGATTCGTCCCTCACTTCTCCATCTGCTTCGATTGGTCCTTCTCCTTACTTCCTGGTTGGGCAGCCAATGCccattcttctttctcctttgtTTCTCTTCCTCCCCGATTCATTTCTTTCCCCCACTTAGCCACACACATGTGGCCGAATAATTTAAtagtataaaataatataatataattaaaatagttatttcttcaaaatactTTCTGGTTCGTAGCTCCATAAAACTTTAATCGTAACACCAAATTCATTTCTGCTTGCTCTTACGCGTTCGTATCGTCGAGTACTtcaggaacatgctaaaaacaATTAGTACGTCTCACTATAcgttggtcaacgaaagtcaaaaccttcacctctagggcattttcataaattcacacttttaaaattcataaaatcatAGAACTAGGGACAGGTTGTCACATTACCAATGAATACTATGCAGTGTTTCCTTCTTCCAAAATCTTTTTGTGAGGAATTGAATATGATGATAGCCAAGTTTTGGTGGAGCGGAGAACCTGGGAAGCACAAAATTCATTGGGTGAACTGGCGAACCTTATGTAAATCAAAAGAGGAAGGGGGTTTGGGTTTCAGAGATCTCTATGATTTTAACATTGCTATTCTTGCGAAAGAGGCGTGAAGATTTATCATGCAGCCTCATTCGTTAGCTTTCACTCTTTTCAAAGCACGGTATTTTCCTTCCATAGATTTCTTGAATGCATCGGTGCAGACAAACGCATCATTTGTATGTTGTAGTATTGCAGCCACTCGTCCAGTGATCTTGAAAGGTCTACATTGGCAAGTGGGAGATGGTTCGTGTATAAAATTTTGGGGCGATAATTTGTTGTCGAGAGAGAATTATTTCAAAGTTTTCACTCCCCCTCCGTTGCCGCAACTACTTGAGGCCACGGTGGAGAGTTTGTTTTTGGATGGGACATGAACTTGGAACAAAAACCTGCTTCCTCGATTGTTTAGCTTAGAAGAAGTGGAAGTTATTCAGAGCATTTCTCTCAGTATTCGACGTATGTTTGATAGACAAGTTTGGCATTATGAACGAATTGGTATTTTCTCAATGAAGAGTGTTTATTACTTGGCAAAAAGAGAGGTGGATGCTAGAACGTTGAGTTTGAATTCTCAAGATTCGTTAATCTGGAAGAGACTATGGTATGCTTGTGTTCATGGTAAGGTAAAAATATGTGTTTGGAGGGGGTGCTTTGATTCTTTACCTACTAGAACAAAATTTGCTAGAAAACGTATTGTCAAGGAAACAGAGTGTTTATTTTGCTCTGGGCATCCAGAAAATCATCGAGCATGTGTTGAGAGATTGCTCGATGGCTCGGGCAATATGGTTCGCAAGTTTAGGCATTAAAGGCCGAAATAATTCATTAGTATGTTTCAAAGATTGGGTAACTAAACTTGCTCATGATTCATCCAAGTTGACTTTTGACTTGGTGTTGACAACTATCTGGAGTATTTGGAGAGCTCGCAATGATATTTTGTGGAAAGGTACAATCTCTCATCCGCGTGATGTGGCTTTAAGAGCCGAGGAATGGATGCTTGCTTTTAGGCACTATCACTCCCCTAGAAAAATGGTATCGATGCAAACCATACAAAAGTGGTCTCCTATTGACACATGTTGCTTTAAGTGTAACTTTGACGACGCTTGGGATGAGAGATCGAGGAAATGTGGCATTTGAGTGATTATTCGCAACTGTAGTGCTGAATTTTTGGCGGGCCTCACGGCTGTTGAGGAAGATGTCGGTTTGGCGCTACAAGCAGAGCTCTTAACAGCTCGGCGAGCCTTGCAATTTGCTCATGAAATAGTTTCATGCAGCTTATAGATCTCTTTTAAAAGGGATTCCAGCTTGACCCTTACGGCAATGAATAGGGAGGGTGAAGATCACTCCATTTTGGGTCCTATCATCAATGATAATCGTATTCTTCTGCGTAGTTTTGTTCATGCAACGACAAGCTTCATTCGATGTGAAGGGAACAATGCTGCCCATCGTTTGGCTTGGGCGGGTTTACAAGGAACATGGGAGTTGATCTGGGCTAAGAACCATCCTGATATGCTTGCTAATGTCCTAATTGATGAGAGTTCTCATCGCAACCTTAGTTGATGTTGATGTAATTTTAATGCTTTCTAAGGATAGCTAACTACAATTAAGTTGTTTGGTGTGGGACAATATTTTTCCTTTGACCGGGTTGAAATTCTCAACAAGGTTTTTTATTGATGCCCTTTTATGCACACTATCCTTTGCATTGTACGTTTTCTCATCTTTAATGAATATTgtacttctttaaaaaaaagcataaatttaaaatcaaattaagtttaggattttttcaataatttcaaaTAATAGCATATTATTTGAACTCCATTAAATATGGTATTTATTGTGATACAATAGTTTATCAATGTGTGACAAGGAcataataatagtaataattTTATGAGGTATGTAAACATGGATCATGTTTGTAATTATGCATTGAATTTGTTAAAATACATTAATATTTACATTATTAGGACAAAACGATCTAAAAAGTTAAGGAAAAATTATAAGAAACACGCATAGCTGAATGGTTTACAACTACCAACTTAAGATTAGTGAACCTTCTAAGAAGTCTTATTAATTCGATATTTAGAGAAGTAATTTGAAGAATTAAGCGTAATTTGCAAAAATATCTTCCTTAAAAcatgtttttttcttcaagtcATTAAGAGTATGTTTGGTACTCTATTTGAATCCaattttttaaactcaaaaacaattttcaagttttaggccttaaaaacttgtttggtaggactattttaaaaaactgaactcaagactaactcaaaaatatagtctattatctaaaaacataaaaagtgagtttttagagtttttaaacttaaactcactcatttcttttctttccctcctccactctcactccaaatctatctctcttttcttctttctctcctatcttttttttacctttttgtcTCTCCTTCAAtccgctctcttcattctcttggttatttctctctcctcttcctctctatctcgtccgatcctctctcttatttctctttcattcaatcatctcttactttctttcctcctctctcttctttttctctctcatgtgaccccctctttttagatctatttgtttagtttaagtcgtaagatttaaaaaatttaaattgcaaaccaatcaagtttttgaatcttaaagaaaattgttttcaagaaatcttcttaagaaatgttttgagaaatgataaattttttcaaataggataccaaacagaCCCTAAACTTTCTCCTAATTTTATGGCTGAAAATTTGAACTCTTCTAGAGGACATAGATTTTTGAGTGTTCTTGAAATAGAGAGTGGTACATCAAGtttcactatacaaatggtgaaatagtgttaaaaatttaacaacttaaaacttaaaacttttCTACACTTATATAACGTAGTGCATATTTGTGTTCTGTgcacaaaagaaaatttcttTCAAAGAGGGACTTTAATTTGAACTCTTCTAGAGGACATAGATTTTTGAGTGTCCTTGAAATAGAGAGTGGTACATCACGtttcactatacaaatggtgaaatagtgttaaaaatttaacaacttaaaacttaaaacttttCTACACTTATATAACGTAGTGCATATTTGTGTTCTGTgcacaaaagaaaatttcttTCAAAGAGGGACTTTAGCTGCCAATAGTAACGCACATCATTTATTTcatctttgacaaaaaaaaaaaatcaattatttcaTTTTTCAGAATATTTGCAAAAAGGGACAGTTATTAATTATCGTAACAAAAAGACAAGATCAAAACGCACCTGAGCTTGTCGTATGACACACTTTGTAAattcagaaaaataaataaataaaataaaaaaaggagcaCCTGATAGCAGTACCACGGTACCATCGCCGGCATTGCACAAACTTCCCACTGGGTACACGCATATGTATAAACGTTCACACGCCTGCTGCTTCTGGCTTCCAAATAAGATATTCCCCATTTGGTCCTTTCAAACCGctcgcctctctctctctctctctctctctctctctctctatcctccccctctctctcgctCCGAGGGTTTGAGCTTGCAAATCCTAATTTGACCAACTTCTATGGCAGTGCTCGGGCGCCGATCACACTCCGTTTGCGCATTCTTCAGGTCGTGATCTCCGGCTGATCGTGTCCGATAAGCGGCGGTTCGTTTCGCCACCATGTTTGAAGCACACGTAAGGCTCGTCGTTCCTTTCTTCCCGATTGTTATCTTACACCATGAATTTGATTGTATAAGCGCTCTGTTGAATCTGTTTGATCGGTTTAGCTTGTTTAATTGTTGAAATTTGCAGAAAGCCCTTTGGTTACTGGCTTTGTTGGATTGGAATAATTGTatctgtgattttttttttctggtgtCAGGGAAGGTGTAATGTGTATATCAAGTGTATATATAAGTGATTATTCATAGAGCTTGGTATTATTGCACTTGAAAATGATCGCTGTGTGAATTTGACGACGTTACGGTGAAGAACCGGcttctttaatatttttaaacccTGAGGACTGTAATACCAAGTGATTGTTCTTCTGGTTAACATACACTAGTCTGTGCATGTGGAGAATTTTGATGGTTAATGCTCGCTAACTGTGACAATGGGTTGAGCATTTCATGATTCAAGTGTCACATACTCGCAACTCGGCTTTTTATAGTTCGGTTAAAGAGCATTACTCTCTCTATCTATGTctttgtgtatgtgtgtgtagaaaatatataAGTTGCTAGAGTAAGAATATTGAAAGTTGAAGGAACAGAAGGGGCGGAAACTTAGAATTTAAAACTGGAAGTTTTTTGAGCTTAAAATCCTTGTCAGATTCTTGTTGAGACTGAAGATGATATATTATGAAGGTTTTTCATCATTTATAATGAAGCGAAATTATAATTTTGGATGACCTGCAAACCTGCATAACCCCTACAATGTTCAATTAGTACAGCTATCAAAGATACTATTAATAAACAAGACTCAACTAGGCCTAGCAAGAAATTCACGGACTGCCTAAGAAACAACAGTCTTCCA
The nucleotide sequence above comes from Malus sylvestris chromosome 16, drMalSylv7.2, whole genome shotgun sequence. Encoded proteins:
- the LOC126607035 gene encoding basic leucine zipper 34-like; the protein is KQRQSRSLACNWIYEFFDFSSARRWAHQRSASDSIAFLESPLILDEECQNPTATMMHHHGSTNNLDFGRLDDEQLMSMCLQNDMSVTVPPTVSSSSPSTPSHQNSNNDENNIKKDNNNNKKPLMVHLDQQQSKIEPKRVKRILANWQSAQRSRVRRLQYILELECGVTTLQSEVSTLLPRVAFLDHQRLILNIDNSAIKQWIAALAQDKLLKDV